The Nitrosomonadales bacterium nucleotide sequence TGGGTATCGCCAGTCCGTTGTAGGCGGTCACCGTGGCGGAGAAATCGTTGCCCGCCTTGAACGGGAGGGCGGGCACGGCGGTGACTCCGGAGAATCCGAAGTGGTGCGGCGCGACGGTAAAGATGCCGCTTGCGCCGACCTTGGTTGTGGCCGCGCTGTCGCGTGTCCACAACTCCACATTGCCCACGTCGGCATAGTTGAAGGTGTACGGGCCGGCCGAGGGCACACCGCCGGGGAAGCTGGCCGTCAGTGTGGTGGCCGACCAGGAGGCGGGTGTCGCGCCGTTGGCTTCGCACAGCGGCAGGGTCACGGTGGAAAAGACCGCCTGGATACCGGCATCCGCCACCGGGTTGTGGCAGGACAGGCCGAACTGCATGTCGCGAGTCCGTGGCTGGGTCGGATGGAAGCGGGTCGGGACGCCGGCGCTCAACGCGGTGAGGTAGATGCCGGAGAAATCAATGCCCGCTACTTGCGGAGACCAGTTCAATACCGCACAGGTCTGTCCGGGTGCGCCGAACGCGATGTTGTGGACACAGGCGCTGTCGGTGAACACATAATCGGGCAGCGCATAGACGATGGTGTTGGCTTTTTCGCCAACCGGAGTGTTCAGCAGCATGTCCGCCCCGCCCGCATCGGTGACGTTGATCGTCACCGTGCCGGCAGTCTGATAGGTGAAATACAGGATCGCGGAACTTTCTAGGGCATCGAACACATAGTTCGCCTGTCCGCTATTGGCCGGGCCGGGTGTCAGCGTGCCGGTGCCGGTGCCGATGCTCCAGTCGCCCAGTCCGGTGTCGGTGGAGAGGTTGATCGTCATGCCCGTCAAGGCGCCATGCGCGGCGGTATGCGGCGCAAGCTCGACCGGGGTGGCGGAGAAGGCCATCGCATTCGCCGGCGCAGTGACGGCGACGTGATCTATCAGGGAGACGCAGGTGCGTGCCGAGCCGTCCCAGTTGTTGCCGGCGTTCTCGTTCGCGTAACCGGTGGAGATTTCCGTCGGGGTCAGCGCGGTATTGAATATCTTCACTTCGTCGATCATGCCGTCGAAGCGGCGCGTACCGCCGCCGAACGCCTGGTCGTCGCCGATCTGCAACGGCATCGCGTTGACCGGCAGTGCGCCGGCGAATGCAGCGGTGCCGCTGGCCGCGCCATTGATGTAGATGGTCTGCGAACCGCTCGCGTATACCAGTGCGACATGGGTCCACGCGCCGATAGGCACGGTGGCGGTGGACGCAAAACTGCCGGTACCCCACCACCAGAACACATTGCCGGTGGCATTGATGTGCGCCTCGTAGTTGGTGTCCTTGGAAAGAAAGGTCATCAGCGCATCCTTGCCCGGCGCGCCGCCCCAGCGCGCCGGCTTCAGCCATGCGGTGACCGTCAGGGCGGTCGGCAGGTCGAGCAGGGGATTGTCCGCAACCTGCACATAGTTGGCTGCCAGATTCGCGCCGTTGCAGAGTTTGGCCGGCGCAGTCGTCGCGCCCAGGAACGCCGTGCCGTGCAGTGCATTCACGCTGTTGTCCGCCACCTCATTCGCGGTCCCGTTCCAGCTTGCTTCATCCATGTGGTACTCGGCCACAGGAACAACCGCGGCCGGGCTTTCTGTCACTGTGATGAACGAAGCGGTTGCCGAACAATAGACGCGGGCTCGATCAGTCGCGACGGACTGATTGAAGTTGTACTCCAGCATCAACCTGTGAGCGGCAGGCATGATGTAGAGAGGACTGCTGATTGCATAGGTATAGGTAGTCGTGGTCGCGCCGCCTGTCAGAGTGATGGGCGCGCTCGAGCCGATCAACACTTTGACGCCCGTCACCGGTTCGTAGTCATACAGACTCACGATCACAGTGTCGGTGACCGCGCCGCCTCTGAGGCTGGCGCTACCGGTTGGGTTTGCGCCGATATTGGTGGCAACTGCGTAATCTGAATTGAGGTACCACCTCGAATGTGTATAAGCACCAACAGGATGATTCCTTGAGCGGGCGCTGGTTACAGGACAAGTGTTTACCGGATTCAGCGACGCAGTGATAACCGGCGGGATGTTCTGATCCGCACCTGTCACGTTGGTTGTGCCATCGAATCCGATGTTCACGCCATTCGTCGTGTCATGGTAATAAGTAACCGGCACTGCGCCACCGCCGCCGGGGGTATAGGTGATGGTCACCAGTCCGGGGGCGCCGTTGCCTCCGGAAGTGCTTCTTTCGGCGCCGCCGCCGCCGCCGCCGCCGATACCGGAGGCCGGTGCCAATCCGCTCACACTGTTGGCACAACCGCCATTACCACCGATACCACCACCGGCTGGTGCGGCAGCAGCAGTACAGGTCGCCCATGTGACCGGGCCGCTGGTGCCGTTGGCTGCCGTGCCGGCCGAGGAACCGCCGGGAGCGCCGCGCCCGGTATTGCTGTTGCGTCCGGTTCCGCCATTGCCGCCGGAGAACTTTATCGCCCCGACGCCGGCAGCGGCTGCCCCGCCGGCGCCGCCCAAACCGCCTGCCCCGCCCACGGGGACCGCGCCGCCCGCGCCGCCCTTGGCC carries:
- a CDS encoding LamG domain-containing protein; the encoded protein is MRKIQMTQTTDLKHATAFFAPRETFRKFLLPLLLGGLLLAGMQGAQAVTDVIPATGTWTAPAGVTSVDVEVWGGGGAGGGNPTTTDGGGGGGGGAYSKTTAIPVVPGTIYTVTVGTGGIGVAGGNGGVGGDSWFNSAATIMAKGGAGGAVPVGGAGGLGGAGGAAAAGVGAIKFSGGNGGTGRNSNTGRGAPGGSSAGTAANGTSGPVTWATCTAAAAPAGGGIGGNGGCANSVSGLAPASGIGGGGGGGAERSTSGGNGAPGLVTITYTPGGGGAVPVTYYHDTTNGVNIGFDGTTNVTGADQNIPPVITASLNPVNTCPVTSARSRNHPVGAYTHSRWYLNSDYAVATNIGANPTGSASLRGGAVTDTVIVSLYDYEPVTGVKVLIGSSAPITLTGGATTTTYTYAISSPLYIMPAAHRLMLEYNFNQSVATDRARVYCSATASFITVTESPAAVVPVAEYHMDEASWNGTANEVADNSVNALHGTAFLGATTAPAKLCNGANLAANYVQVADNPLLDLPTALTVTAWLKPARWGGAPGKDALMTFLSKDTNYEAHINATGNVFWWWGTGSFASTATVPIGAWTHVALVYASGSQTIYINGAASGTAAFAGALPVNAMPLQIGDDQAFGGGTRRFDGMIDEVKIFNTALTPTEISTGYANENAGNNWDGSARTCVSLIDHVAVTAPANAMAFSATPVELAPHTAAHGALTGMTINLSTDTGLGDWSIGTGTGTLTPGPANSGQANYVFDALESSAILYFTYQTAGTVTINVTDAGGADMLLNTPVGEKANTIVYALPDYVFTDSACVHNIAFGAPGQTCAVLNWSPQVAGIDFSGIYLTALSAGVPTRFHPTQPRTRDMQFGLSCHNPVADAGIQAVFSTVTLPLCEANGATPASWSATTLTASFPGGVPSAGPYTFNYADVGNVELWTRDSAATTKVGASGIFTVAPHHFGFSGVTAVPALPFKAGNDFSATVTAYNGLAIPTTTPNFGQETPTAESVTLSFSKCQPTGTNSDPGTFSGTVGAFSGGAASSANLNWDEVGNGDLIATNDTYLGSTISATGNTGTGGTVCNGAGNVGPFVPDHFNTVVTAPMVCPGALTCPAGGLAYSGQAFTVNVSAMNAADVVTKNYDGTANTTPNFAKQVTLTAWDALGSITTQNPPSGDPGALSNGIVPAASFTQGKTETGTPATPYYRFATVPTAPTDIYIRAADADASSLRAVPASSIEGGAKVVNGRIMISNAHGSELLKLSIPVKAQYWNGTTYLNSATDSASSFVAATPPAASEIGFANFLKNLATIAVTGTPKTVTLTNGAGNFQLAAPGAGNDGSVDMTLPAVTGIACDVVPTPAGCYLLGNTARATFGVYKGDKAFIYLREAY